From a region of the Tenggerimyces flavus genome:
- a CDS encoding MFS transporter produces MTELMEPATAVETTAKRSTTLAVTSAATLLVLMNYVAPLATMPAIAAGVDAGVLGRTWILNGIAFGLSALLLVTGNLADAYGRRRMFVIGAVVLAFSSVVSAVANDPGTFVLGRILQGVASAAVLTASLGLIGVAYPSGPARVRATGMWGAMIGAGIALGPWVGGLFAEWGSWRGAYWFFAAGSALVVFAGALVLSESRAAVRPRFDVRGTVVFALGVGALLFAVTEGRLGWTRPTVLAGLLAAAVLLGTFVLVERRALHPLLDLRLFRRPLFLAATLGALTTGLAIIGVMSYVPTVMQLALGQTPMITAAVVLIWSGASFLTSFFAHRLPLGGRHQLAVGLLFAAVGNLILLGFVERWSWLHATAGFVVAGIGSGLVNAALARLAIESVPPERAGTGSGINQTARYVGSSLGVAAVVALVAAVAGPSNDLSAGVNAALVAGAGVALLGGVGALLLRR; encoded by the coding sequence CGACCATGCCGGCGATCGCGGCCGGCGTCGACGCCGGCGTGCTCGGCCGGACCTGGATCCTGAACGGGATCGCATTCGGCCTCTCGGCGCTGCTGCTGGTCACGGGCAACCTGGCCGACGCGTACGGGCGGCGCCGGATGTTCGTGATCGGGGCCGTCGTGCTGGCGTTCTCGAGTGTGGTGAGCGCGGTGGCGAACGATCCCGGCACATTCGTGCTCGGCCGGATCCTGCAGGGTGTCGCGAGCGCGGCGGTGCTGACCGCCTCGCTCGGGCTGATCGGTGTCGCGTACCCGTCCGGCCCGGCGCGTGTGCGCGCCACCGGCATGTGGGGCGCGATGATCGGCGCCGGCATCGCGCTCGGGCCGTGGGTCGGCGGGCTGTTCGCCGAGTGGGGGAGCTGGCGCGGCGCGTACTGGTTCTTCGCGGCCGGCTCGGCGCTCGTCGTCTTCGCCGGCGCACTAGTCCTGAGCGAGTCGCGCGCCGCCGTCAGGCCGAGGTTCGACGTCCGCGGGACGGTGGTGTTCGCGCTCGGCGTGGGCGCGCTGCTGTTCGCGGTCACCGAGGGCCGACTCGGGTGGACGCGGCCGACCGTGCTCGCCGGTCTGCTCGCGGCGGCCGTCCTGCTCGGCACGTTCGTGCTCGTCGAACGGCGAGCGCTCCATCCGCTGCTGGACCTGAGGCTGTTCAGGCGGCCGCTGTTCCTGGCGGCGACGCTCGGCGCGCTCACGACCGGGCTCGCGATCATCGGCGTGATGAGCTACGTGCCCACGGTCATGCAGCTCGCGCTCGGCCAGACGCCGATGATCACCGCGGCGGTCGTGCTGATCTGGTCCGGCGCGTCGTTCCTCACGTCGTTCTTCGCGCACCGGCTGCCGTTGGGTGGGCGGCACCAGCTGGCGGTCGGCCTGCTGTTCGCCGCGGTGGGCAACCTGATCCTGCTCGGCTTCGTCGAGCGCTGGTCCTGGCTGCACGCGACCGCGGGCTTCGTCGTGGCCGGGATCGGAAGCGGGCTGGTCAACGCGGCGCTGGCGCGGCTGGCGATCGAGAGCGTGCCGCCGGAGCGGGCGGGAACGGGCTCGGGCATCAACCAGACCGCGCGGTATGTCGGGTCCTCGCTCGGCGTCGCGGCGGTCGTGGCGCTGGTCGCGGCGGTCGCTGGGCCGTCGAACGACCTGTCCGCCGGCGTGAACGCCGCCCTCGTCGCGGGCGCCGGCGTGGCCCTGCTCGGCGGGGTCGGGGCGCTGCTGCTCCGTCGCTGA